One region of Turicibacter bilis genomic DNA includes:
- a CDS encoding GntR family transcriptional regulator, with protein MVLDRSKDSKPLYLQIKDILKHKIINNEYAVGSTIPSENELEDMFGVSRMTIRQAVNELVNEGLLRKERGRGKGTVVLSNAIADKLSTVKSFTQKMQEQGLVLKNKQINISLVTPDETVAAALNIDPSEQVLRLSRIRMVNNDIIMFSISYIPGFLNLPFDAELYGSLYQLLSAQNIQISHAEEYIEAMLADDLISQALEISLNDAVLKRTRISQDQYNRNIEYTTTYYRSDKYKYVVELTV; from the coding sequence ATGGTACTTGATCGTTCAAAAGATTCTAAACCATTGTACTTACAAATTAAAGATATCTTAAAACACAAGATTATCAATAATGAATATGCTGTCGGAAGTACAATTCCATCAGAGAATGAATTAGAGGATATGTTTGGGGTAAGCCGTATGACGATTCGTCAAGCTGTTAATGAATTAGTTAACGAAGGTCTTTTAAGAAAAGAACGCGGACGCGGAAAAGGAACCGTCGTACTATCAAATGCAATTGCTGATAAATTATCAACAGTAAAAAGTTTTACTCAAAAAATGCAAGAACAAGGATTAGTATTAAAAAATAAGCAAATTAATATTTCATTAGTCACACCAGATGAAACAGTTGCTGCTGCATTAAATATTGATCCGAGTGAACAAGTTTTACGATTAAGCCGTATTCGTATGGTTAATAACGATATTATTATGTTCTCCATCTCTTATATTCCAGGATTTTTAAATTTACCATTCGATGCTGAATTATATGGATCACTTTATCAATTACTATCGGCACAAAACATTCAAATTTCTCATGCTGAAGAATATATCGAGGCCATGCTTGCTGATGACTTAATTAGCCAAGCACTAGAAATTTCATTAAACGATGCAGTACTAAAACGCACTCGTATTAGCCAAGACCAATATAATCGTAATATCGAATACACAACAACATATTACCGCTCAGATAAATATAAATACGTCGTTGAATTAACAGTCTAA
- a CDS encoding TrkH family potassium uptake protein, protein MFIFKKIRNLLHSTPTRLIAGYYFLFTVGFAILLWLPFSLQEGASISFLDALFVSTSGLSNTGLSPISTVETFSLPGILILALNLQIGGLGLMMISTAIWLLAGHKISTRERALIMTDQNQINLSGVVKLVKSVLISFLVIEFIFMIILGNYFYFAGYYPVYWIAMLEGFFTTVSSITNSGFDITGASLIPFQNDYFVQTLLMFLMFFGAMGFPVILDIQKYFNCKKTKQRFKFSIYTKLTMITTIILWIVGIIGFYIFEYNHFLADKGLIEGFFYATFNSLSTRNAGFATFDMNAFSTATLTMFCGLMFIGSSPNSSGGGIRTTTFALMVLAILSFARGKQYVNIYGREIETQTVYKSFMIYIVATLIVCLSTLLICASDSFSLMEIFFEVCSAFGTTGLSMGITGSLTVFAKIVLIATMFIGRIGIITFLMIFRANAHPAKVRYPKADIIIG, encoded by the coding sequence ATGTTTATCTTTAAAAAGATTAGAAATCTACTTCATTCCACCCCGACACGTTTAATTGCTGGATACTATTTCTTATTCACGGTCGGGTTTGCCATCTTACTTTGGCTACCATTTAGTCTTCAAGAAGGAGCGTCAATATCCTTTCTCGATGCCCTCTTCGTTTCAACGAGTGGACTTAGCAATACTGGATTATCACCTATCTCTACAGTTGAAACATTTAGTCTTCCAGGAATCTTAATTCTTGCATTAAATCTCCAAATTGGAGGACTTGGACTTATGATGATTTCAACAGCTATTTGGTTATTAGCTGGTCATAAAATTTCAACTCGGGAACGAGCACTTATCATGACTGATCAAAATCAAATCAATCTAAGTGGGGTTGTCAAACTCGTTAAATCGGTTTTAATCTCATTCTTAGTGATTGAATTTATCTTTATGATTATACTCGGAAATTACTTTTACTTTGCAGGATATTACCCCGTTTACTGGATAGCCATGCTTGAAGGATTCTTCACAACTGTTTCATCGATTACGAACTCAGGATTTGACATTACAGGAGCGTCATTAATTCCTTTCCAAAATGATTATTTTGTTCAAACTTTACTTATGTTTTTAATGTTCTTTGGCGCAATGGGATTCCCAGTTATTCTAGATATTCAAAAATACTTCAACTGTAAAAAAACAAAGCAACGATTTAAATTCTCAATTTATACTAAACTAACAATGATTACAACGATTATTTTATGGATTGTTGGAATTATCGGATTCTACATTTTTGAATACAATCATTTCTTGGCAGATAAGGGGCTTATTGAAGGATTCTTCTATGCGACATTCAATTCATTAAGTACTCGTAATGCTGGATTTGCAACGTTTGATATGAATGCTTTCTCAACTGCTACTTTAACAATGTTCTGTGGTTTAATGTTTATCGGTTCTTCTCCAAACTCATCAGGTGGGGGAATTCGTACCACAACATTCGCTTTAATGGTTTTAGCTATTTTATCATTTGCTCGCGGAAAACAATATGTTAATATATATGGAAGAGAAATTGAGACACAGACCGTTTATAAATCATTCATGATTTATATTGTTGCTACTTTAATTGTTTGTCTCTCGACACTTCTTATCTGTGCAAGTGATTCATTCTCATTAATGGAAATCTTCTTCGAAGTCTGCTCAGCCTTCGGTACAACAGGATTATCAATGGGAATCACAGGTAGCTTAACGGTATTTGCTAAAATTGTCCTTATCGCCACTATGTTCATCGGACGTATTGGAATCATTACTTTCTTAATGATCTTCCGTGCAAATGCTCATCCAGCTAAAGTTCGTTATCCAAAAGCAGACATAATAATTGGATAA
- a CDS encoding B12-binding domain-containing radical SAM protein — protein sequence MSIILTTLNSKYIHTNLAIRYLKANAPEFDITLREYTLKDTLENILEDLLSRKPKIIGFSVYIWNVEKTLQLIKLLKEKDPTLTIFMGGPEVSYDFDVWFSRSPIDYIIYGEGELSFKELMEALHGRREVSEVRGIVYRNLVTNEPVQNPAAPILDPKEILSPFYFEEDIPHLPNRIQYIETSRGCPYSCQYCLASVDNKVRYFDMEKVKDEIRYLMKNGAKTFKFLDRTFNINKKYALEMFNFIIEEHLPGTQFQFEITADIMPTELIDYLNEHAPAGLFRFEIGIQSTYELTNQLVKRRQNFDKLTTNILRIKEGEKIILHLDLIAGLPEEPYDRFEQSFNDVFDLRPEELQLGFLKMLRGTGLRKQANEFGYEYDEFAPYEMKRNNALSEEDVHNIHLAEEILERYWNAHRMDYTIAYLVDGPFKASPFAFMQQFGAYWENRYSWIKYQLSDLFIRLYDYLESISYEELQTVLSYMKLDYLAQSKIKPKIWWEDRLNKQERRQIVNRLAEKSEKMIDLLKHHQINLPDMFKYAVVEPIYLDETLKPTDELHYLIVVYLPNHPTYYYIIKEVI from the coding sequence ATGTCCATTATATTAACTACGCTAAATTCAAAATATATTCATACTAACTTAGCCATTCGTTATTTAAAAGCAAATGCTCCAGAATTCGATATCACACTAAGAGAATATACACTGAAAGATACACTCGAAAATATTCTTGAAGATTTATTATCACGTAAACCAAAAATCATTGGATTCAGTGTTTATATTTGGAACGTAGAAAAAACGTTACAATTAATTAAGCTTTTAAAAGAAAAAGATCCCACGTTAACTATCTTCATGGGAGGTCCGGAAGTTTCTTATGATTTCGATGTTTGGTTCTCAAGAAGCCCAATTGATTACATTATTTATGGTGAAGGTGAGCTCTCATTTAAAGAATTAATGGAAGCTTTACACGGAAGACGTGAGGTGTCAGAGGTACGAGGAATTGTCTATCGTAATCTGGTGACAAATGAGCCTGTGCAAAACCCAGCTGCACCAATTCTTGATCCGAAAGAAATATTATCACCATTTTATTTTGAAGAAGATATCCCACACTTACCAAATCGTATTCAATATATTGAAACGTCTCGTGGATGTCCTTACTCATGTCAATATTGTTTAGCTTCTGTGGATAACAAAGTTCGTTATTTTGATATGGAAAAAGTCAAAGATGAAATCCGTTATTTAATGAAAAATGGCGCAAAAACATTCAAATTCTTAGATCGTACCTTCAATATTAATAAAAAATATGCACTAGAGATGTTTAATTTTATCATCGAAGAGCATTTACCAGGAACACAATTCCAATTCGAAATAACGGCTGATATCATGCCAACTGAATTAATTGACTATTTAAATGAGCATGCTCCTGCTGGATTATTCCGTTTTGAAATTGGAATTCAATCTACTTATGAACTCACGAACCAATTAGTTAAACGTCGCCAAAACTTCGATAAACTGACAACAAATATTTTACGTATTAAAGAAGGTGAAAAGATTATTCTTCACCTCGATTTAATCGCCGGATTACCAGAAGAGCCTTACGATCGTTTCGAACAATCATTTAACGATGTTTTCGACTTACGTCCAGAAGAATTACAACTTGGTTTCTTAAAAATGTTACGTGGAACAGGGCTTCGTAAACAGGCCAATGAATTTGGATATGAATATGATGAATTCGCTCCATATGAAATGAAACGAAATAATGCATTATCAGAAGAAGACGTCCATAACATACATTTAGCAGAAGAAATTTTAGAGCGATACTGGAATGCACATCGCATGGATTATACAATAGCTTACTTAGTAGATGGACCATTTAAGGCTTCGCCTTTTGCATTCATGCAACAATTTGGAGCCTATTGGGAAAATCGATATTCTTGGATTAAATATCAACTAAGTGATTTATTTATACGATTATACGATTACTTAGAAAGTATCTCTTACGAAGAGTTACAAACCGTTCTTTCATACATGAAACTTGATTATTTAGCACAAAGTAAAATCAAACCAAAAATTTGGTGGGAAGATCGTCTAAACAAACAAGAACGTCGTCAAATTGTTAATCGTCTAGCTGAAAAATCGGAAAAAATGATTGATTTACTTAAACATCACCAAATTAACTTACCGGATATGTTCAAATATGCCGTTGTTGAACCGATTTATTTAGATGAAACTTTAAAACCAACAGATGAACTTCACTATCTAATCGTCGTTTACTTACCAAATCATCCGACTTACTATTATATTATCAAAGAAGTAATTTAG
- a CDS encoding ABC transporter ATP-binding protein: MMLISIQNVCKNYRAGDIETAALKDINLEVNKGEFVVVLGPSGSGKSTLLHVSGGLDDVNDGTIIVNGEEITKMKGSQLTNFRRKELGFIFQQYNLMPNMTVFENVEVGARLSHHPLDVEKVLQEVMLDDLFSQFPYQLSGGQQQRVAIARAIAKNPSILFCDEPTGALDEETGKTVLEVLQRINEEFQTTIFLITHNLGIADMADKVVRMKSGEIVEVRHNTHKKRASEVSWA; this comes from the coding sequence ATGATGTTAATTTCTATTCAAAACGTATGCAAAAACTATCGAGCAGGTGATATTGAAACAGCTGCTTTAAAAGATATCAATTTAGAAGTTAATAAAGGGGAGTTTGTGGTTGTATTAGGTCCTTCGGGTTCAGGGAAATCAACACTTCTTCATGTTAGTGGAGGTCTTGATGATGTGAATGATGGGACGATTATTGTTAATGGAGAAGAGATTACAAAGATGAAAGGCTCTCAACTAACAAATTTTCGACGAAAAGAATTAGGGTTTATTTTTCAACAGTATAATCTTATGCCGAATATGACTGTGTTTGAGAATGTAGAAGTAGGAGCCCGTTTAAGTCATCATCCATTAGATGTTGAAAAGGTGTTACAAGAAGTGATGCTTGATGATTTATTTAGTCAGTTTCCGTATCAATTATCGGGGGGACAGCAGCAACGGGTGGCAATTGCACGAGCGATTGCTAAAAATCCATCGATTTTATTTTGTGATGAGCCAACTGGGGCATTAGATGAGGAAACAGGTAAAACAGTGCTTGAAGTATTACAGCGTATTAATGAAGAGTTTCAGACGACTATCTTTTTAATTACTCATAATTTAGGAATTGCAGATATGGCAGATAAAGTGGTCCGCATGAAGTCAGGTGAGATTGTTGAAGTTAGACATAATACTCATAAAAAGCGTGCCTCTGAAGTGAGTTGGGCTTAA
- a CDS encoding ABC transporter permease translates to MLSKNLLRTIRQKPFQFLSIVALIMMASFIYVALQGSISSVSYFLTDYTQKMNQEDFFVVLSAPTTNDIKEMISRKGISVSALADQSKSQLMKEYEYTLIDYYDDQLEILSNEFDVTFEGRFYRDVITEVNGQTYDYRVIKQTDSVNLTYILDGELPIKNDEVAIFKTYADSNGLSIGDSILLNDKSFVISAFVAVPDYIYPIFNYDNPLYEPARETIAIVTETAYEAFNEKQWVLYSGYFNHDVDDLESVVSQISDTQGVSYAMSKDINVRISTVNAHLSSNQLLSMTFTGLLLMMSVIVIVLVMKKRINAERVQIGVLKAIGYSSFQIAVSYVTYPLLATIIGSLIGFFLGIGVAAMLTNTYMTSYIVPLIRFYFKKELVLGGIIYPMIVVGFASFVILLVLLKDEPLKLMRESSYLKISTVSKWLMKFLKPFDFETRFKYSLAFRNIGKILSLFSIVLVASSFLVFSSIAFKSVENIVDKAFKNVNYSYQIKYNKLINKPFTETETPFLEYMVEPILDEKNTAFCLYGIDPYNFINPLYNAAGEEITSLAKDGVIINEFIARAYSLQIGDELSLQVKGKVLSYPVVGIVNHYNGPMLYTSLNGLIRNLDLEAGVYNGKWSNDRPDSDKNLSYIFSIDDLARNIEVGMDMIQVSLMIMVVVAVILGSIMMILITTFIIDENQKQISILKVMGYCENEISKMVLTIYFPFVMIAYLLSIPLTRAGVDYIMTLIASELPMAIPTDFTMAQTIIGGLTVMMTYLIAMKCSKVQLDKISLHEVLKY, encoded by the coding sequence ATGTTATCAAAGAATCTATTACGAACTATTCGTCAGAAACCTTTTCAATTCTTATCTATTGTTGCCTTAATTATGATGGCCTCTTTTATTTATGTCGCTTTACAGGGATCAATCTCATCAGTTAGTTATTTCTTAACTGACTATACTCAGAAAATGAATCAGGAAGATTTCTTTGTTGTCTTATCTGCTCCAACAACTAACGATATTAAAGAGATGATTTCAAGGAAGGGGATTAGTGTCTCTGCTTTAGCTGATCAATCCAAAAGTCAGTTAATGAAAGAATATGAATATACGTTAATTGATTATTATGATGATCAATTAGAGATTTTAAGTAATGAGTTTGATGTGACCTTTGAAGGTCGATTTTATCGTGATGTGATAACAGAGGTCAATGGACAAACGTATGATTATCGTGTCATTAAGCAGACTGATTCAGTTAATCTAACGTATATATTAGATGGAGAGTTACCAATCAAAAACGATGAAGTAGCTATTTTTAAAACGTATGCGGATTCTAATGGATTAAGTATTGGTGATTCAATCTTATTAAATGATAAATCATTTGTCATTTCAGCTTTTGTTGCCGTTCCTGATTATATTTATCCTATTTTTAATTATGACAACCCTTTGTATGAGCCAGCCCGTGAGACGATTGCGATTGTGACAGAAACAGCTTATGAAGCCTTTAATGAAAAGCAATGGGTCTTATATAGTGGTTATTTCAATCATGATGTAGATGACTTAGAATCTGTTGTCTCTCAAATTTCAGATACTCAAGGAGTGTCTTATGCGATGAGCAAAGATATTAATGTTAGAATTAGTACTGTTAATGCTCATTTAAGTAGTAATCAATTATTATCAATGACCTTTACAGGATTATTATTGATGATGTCTGTCATTGTCATTGTGCTAGTCATGAAAAAGAGAATTAATGCAGAACGTGTTCAAATTGGTGTTTTAAAAGCCATAGGATATAGTTCATTTCAGATTGCAGTCAGTTATGTCACCTATCCGCTCCTTGCTACCATCATTGGTAGTTTAATCGGTTTCTTTTTGGGGATAGGTGTAGCAGCTATGTTGACCAATACTTATATGACAAGTTATATTGTTCCATTGATTCGCTTTTATTTTAAGAAAGAGTTAGTGTTAGGCGGTATTATCTATCCGATGATTGTTGTTGGATTTGCAAGTTTTGTAATCTTATTAGTTTTACTTAAAGATGAACCATTGAAGTTAATGAGAGAAAGTAGTTACTTGAAAATTTCAACAGTTTCTAAATGGTTAATGAAGTTTTTAAAGCCATTTGATTTTGAAACAAGATTTAAATATTCATTGGCTTTTAGGAATATTGGAAAAATACTTTCATTGTTTAGTATTGTGCTAGTAGCAAGTAGTTTCCTTGTTTTTTCCTCAATCGCTTTTAAGTCAGTAGAGAATATTGTGGATAAGGCGTTTAAAAACGTTAATTACAGTTATCAAATTAAGTACAACAAGTTAATTAACAAACCATTTACTGAGACAGAAACTCCATTTTTAGAATATATGGTAGAACCGATTTTAGATGAGAAAAATACAGCTTTCTGTTTGTACGGTATCGATCCTTATAACTTTATCAATCCGCTTTATAATGCGGCGGGCGAAGAAATTACCTCTTTGGCGAAAGATGGTGTGATTATTAACGAGTTTATTGCTCGTGCCTATTCATTACAAATAGGTGATGAACTGTCTCTTCAAGTTAAAGGAAAGGTGCTCAGTTATCCGGTGGTTGGGATTGTTAATCACTACAATGGTCCGATGCTCTATACAAGTCTTAATGGCTTAATTAGAAATCTAGATCTTGAAGCGGGTGTTTATAATGGAAAATGGAGTAATGATCGACCGGATAGTGATAAAAACCTTTCTTATATTTTTTCCATCGATGATCTAGCGAGAAATATAGAAGTTGGGATGGACATGATTCAAGTCTCGTTAATGATTATGGTAGTTGTTGCTGTTATTTTGGGTAGCATTATGATGATATTGATTACAACCTTCATTATTGATGAAAATCAGAAACAGATTTCGATTCTTAAAGTGATGGGATACTGTGAGAATGAGATTTCGAAAATGGTGTTAACGATCTATTTCCCCTTTGTGATGATAGCTTATTTATTGAGTATTCCCCTAACTAGAGCAGGAGTCGATTATATTATGACGCTGATTGCTTCCGAACTTCCAATGGCAATTCCAACGGATTTTACAATGGCTCAAACTATTATTGGGGGACTTACGGTTATGATGACTTACTTGATTGCCATGAAGTGTTCAAAAGTTCAGCTTGATAAAATTTCATTACATGAGGTTTTAAAGTATTAG
- the pyrR gene encoding bifunctional pyr operon transcriptional regulator/uracil phosphoribosyltransferase PyrR: MEKVLFDQDTITRSLKRIAHEILEKNDNLNDVVIIGIKTRGSYLAERLVRLIEVFEGVTVPLGELDITKYRDDITREMKEVIVNQSTVPMTLNGKTVILVDDVLYTGRTVRAALEAVLEYGRPKNIQLATLIDRGHRELPIRADYVGKNIPTSQKEVVNVYLTELDKQDAVVLSKE; the protein is encoded by the coding sequence ATGGAAAAAGTGTTATTTGACCAAGATACGATTACACGTTCATTAAAAAGGATTGCTCATGAAATTTTAGAGAAAAATGATAATTTAAATGATGTTGTTATTATTGGAATCAAGACGCGTGGTTCATATTTAGCTGAACGTCTTGTTCGTTTAATTGAAGTATTTGAAGGTGTTACTGTTCCGTTAGGAGAGTTAGATATTACAAAATATCGAGATGATATTACACGTGAAATGAAAGAAGTTATTGTAAACCAGAGTACAGTACCGATGACATTAAACGGGAAGACTGTTATTTTGGTTGATGATGTTTTATATACAGGACGTACTGTACGTGCCGCTTTAGAAGCAGTACTTGAGTATGGTCGTCCCAAAAACATTCAATTAGCCACGTTAATTGATCGCGGTCATCGTGAATTACCAATTCGCGCGGATTATGTTGGAAAGAACATTCCAACGTCTCAAAAAGAAGTTGTTAACGTTTATTTAACAGAATTAGATAAACAAGATGCTGTTGTTTTATCTAAAGAATAA
- a CDS encoding PH domain-containing protein, protein MPELSPKIVGLMSTKLDDGLGMFEFLIGSNEEVLLSYKSVRDRLIVTNKKLLIIDVQGVTGRKKEYMVLPYSKLTGFSCESAGTFDMDAELKVWASAINQVEFQFLKGTDIRPLAKVLNEQLCG, encoded by the coding sequence ATGCCAGAACTATCCCCTAAGATTGTCGGTCTTATGTCTACTAAATTAGATGATGGGTTAGGTATGTTTGAGTTTTTAATTGGTAGTAATGAGGAAGTATTACTTTCTTATAAATCAGTTCGAGATCGATTAATTGTAACGAATAAGAAATTATTAATTATTGATGTTCAAGGTGTAACTGGTCGTAAGAAAGAGTACATGGTTTTACCTTATTCTAAGTTAACTGGTTTTTCTTGTGAAAGTGCAGGAACCTTTGACATGGATGCGGAACTAAAAGTATGGGCATCTGCTATTAATCAGGTTGAGTTTCAGTTTTTAAAAGGGACTGATATTCGACCACTTGCAAAAGTATTAAACGAACAATTGTGTGGTTGA
- the mutY gene encoding A/G-specific adenine glycosylase produces MLENYTEHLNIKAFQDDLINWYYKVKRDLPWRINRDPYRILVSEIMLQQTQVVTVIPYYERFMKLFPTTRELAEADDQTLLKAWEGLGYYSRARNLRESARMIEEMGGFPTTHEEILKLKGVGPYTAGAVSSIAFGIPAPAVDGNVFRVMSRVCCIFEDIAKAKTRKIFEAVVSEVISHEDPSAFNQGLMELGATICTPKSPKCLDCPVQKHCQAFKQGIDDLLPVKTKVNAQTKTKLVVAIVKNQQGEYLVNKRPETGLLANFYEFLSFEYTGQKEPREFLLEKLSPICKEIDCIEPIGTFTHVFSHRIWEMESYCVNVQTGYSDEIAEDSNLWINEQNLYEYPLVAAHQKILKEYEK; encoded by the coding sequence TTGCTTGAGAATTATACTGAGCATTTAAATATAAAAGCATTTCAAGATGATTTAATTAATTGGTATTATAAAGTTAAGCGTGATCTGCCTTGGCGTATCAATCGTGACCCTTATCGTATTTTAGTATCAGAAATTATGTTACAACAAACACAAGTTGTGACGGTTATTCCTTACTATGAACGTTTTATGAAGCTATTTCCAACGACAAGAGAACTAGCCGAAGCTGATGATCAAACGTTATTAAAAGCATGGGAAGGTCTTGGTTATTACTCGCGTGCTCGCAATCTACGAGAAAGTGCACGAATGATTGAAGAGATGGGAGGATTCCCTACAACTCATGAAGAAATACTTAAGTTAAAAGGGGTTGGACCTTATACAGCAGGTGCTGTTAGCAGTATTGCTTTTGGAATTCCAGCGCCAGCCGTTGATGGAAATGTCTTTCGTGTGATGAGTCGTGTGTGTTGTATTTTTGAAGATATCGCTAAAGCGAAAACGAGAAAGATTTTTGAAGCTGTTGTTTCAGAAGTTATTTCCCATGAAGATCCGAGTGCTTTTAATCAAGGATTAATGGAATTAGGAGCAACAATTTGTACACCAAAATCTCCAAAATGTTTAGACTGTCCTGTACAAAAACATTGTCAGGCATTTAAACAGGGAATTGATGATTTATTACCTGTTAAAACAAAAGTAAATGCTCAAACAAAAACAAAACTTGTTGTAGCAATCGTTAAAAATCAACAAGGTGAATATTTAGTGAATAAACGTCCTGAAACGGGATTACTTGCTAATTTTTACGAGTTTTTAAGTTTTGAATATACAGGACAGAAAGAACCAAGAGAATTTTTGTTAGAAAAGTTATCCCCAATTTGTAAAGAAATCGACTGCATTGAACCAATCGGAACCTTTACTCATGTGTTTTCTCATCGTATTTGGGAAATGGAAAGTTACTGTGTGAATGTACAAACAGGATATAGTGATGAAATTGCTGAAGATTCAAATCTGTGGATTAATGAGCAGAATCTATATGAATATCCACTAGTTGCTGCTCATCAAAAAATATTAAAGGAATATGAGAAGTAA
- the thiT gene encoding energy-coupled thiamine transporter ThiT — protein MRNSQTKKLVEISILVALAFVLDYLANLFMGWFWPNGGSISISLVPLAIIAFRYGWVAGFTGGFVMGLLQLLTGAYVIHPVQLLFDYPLPYAVLGFVGFFASKVNHTTGSKRMIYIWVATGVASFARFVCHVISGVVFFSEYAGSQNPWVYSIVYNAPYIIASYIVSALLLTILYQGYSSQLVLKDSVNQTVKTI, from the coding sequence ATGAGAAATTCACAAACAAAAAAATTAGTAGAGATTAGTATTCTAGTAGCCTTAGCTTTTGTTCTTGATTACTTGGCTAATCTTTTTATGGGATGGTTTTGGCCAAATGGAGGCTCAATTTCTATCTCATTAGTTCCACTCGCCATTATTGCATTCCGTTATGGATGGGTTGCAGGATTTACAGGTGGATTTGTGATGGGATTATTGCAATTATTAACGGGTGCTTATGTTATTCACCCAGTTCAATTATTATTTGATTATCCATTACCATATGCTGTGTTAGGTTTTGTTGGGTTCTTTGCTTCAAAGGTCAATCACACAACAGGATCGAAACGTATGATTTATATTTGGGTAGCAACTGGTGTTGCTTCATTTGCTAGATTTGTATGTCATGTTATTTCTGGTGTAGTCTTCTTCTCTGAATATGCCGGATCTCAAAATCCATGGGTGTATTCAATTGTTTATAATGCTCCTTATATTATTGCTTCATATATTGTGAGTGCATTACTGTTAACGATCTTATATCAAGGATACTCTTCACAGTTAGTATTAAAAGATTCAGTGAATCAAACTGTTAAGACGATTTAA
- a CDS encoding SdpI family protein encodes MQEFSIFIAPLLFMFFGLVTYLESDLPHRRLGYRVLSVKQTVETWRVSNKFAAKLLLIVGGILLVIGVFLNSYFRTLAIWELIIINLVEIIVMALLVVGLTEWRVHMSFDKEGNRK; translated from the coding sequence ATGCAAGAGTTTAGTATATTTATTGCGCCGTTGTTGTTTATGTTCTTTGGACTTGTGACTTATCTTGAATCTGATTTACCGCATCGAAGGCTTGGTTATCGTGTGTTATCAGTTAAACAAACAGTTGAGACATGGCGAGTATCTAATAAGTTTGCCGCAAAGTTATTATTGATTGTTGGTGGTATCTTATTAGTTATTGGTGTGTTTTTAAATTCTTATTTTAGAACATTAGCTATTTGGGAATTAATCATCATAAATTTAGTTGAGATTATTGTTATGGCGCTATTAGTTGTAGGATTGACAGAATGGCGTGTTCATATGTCATTTGATAAAGAAGGTAATCGTAAGTAA
- a CDS encoding Cof-type HAD-IIB family hydrolase, which produces MDIKVAFFDVDGTIVDNHSKKNQSSDMELVPASTVEAIRLLKENGITPFIATGRSPFMIEELLKGLEIDSFICTNGQYAVMNGRVMYEAPYSQALLDEIVAVAKENHVPLLWMPTHHYVLSGENQEVLLEALDNMNLPYPIIETNLEKPNYKIYQMVAGVTKENEHIFEPIEEVRIVRWQPNGIDLLPKVGSKATAIEVILDKLGLKPENAVAFGDGLNDIEMLQTVGCGVAMGNAHEELKKHADYVAKPVYEDGIYNACKDLGLI; this is translated from the coding sequence ATGGATATTAAGGTTGCATTTTTTGATGTAGATGGGACAATTGTGGATAATCATTCAAAGAAAAATCAGTCGTCTGATATGGAGTTAGTGCCAGCTTCAACGGTTGAGGCAATTCGTTTATTAAAAGAGAATGGAATTACACCATTTATTGCAACAGGACGTTCACCGTTCATGATTGAGGAATTATTAAAGGGACTAGAGATTGATAGTTTTATTTGTACAAATGGTCAGTATGCAGTGATGAATGGCCGTGTCATGTATGAAGCGCCATATAGTCAAGCGTTATTAGATGAAATTGTAGCAGTGGCAAAAGAAAATCATGTGCCATTACTATGGATGCCGACTCATCATTATGTGTTATCCGGGGAAAATCAAGAAGTATTACTCGAGGCACTTGATAATATGAACTTACCTTATCCAATCATTGAAACAAATTTAGAGAAACCGAATTATAAAATTTATCAAATGGTAGCGGGAGTAACAAAGGAAAATGAACATATCTTTGAACCAATTGAGGAGGTTCGTATTGTTCGCTGGCAACCAAATGGAATTGACTTATTACCGAAGGTTGGATCAAAAGCAACAGCCATTGAAGTTATTTTAGACAAATTAGGATTAAAACCTGAGAATGCCGTTGCTTTTGGAGATGGATTGAATGATATTGAAATGTTACAAACAGTTGGGTGTGGAGTCGCAATGGGAAATGCCCACGAAGAATTAAAAAAACATGCTGATTACGTGGCAAAACCAGTGTATGAAGATGGGATTTATAACGCTTGTAAAGATTTAGGACTAATTTAA